In Archocentrus centrarchus isolate MPI-CPG fArcCen1 chromosome 21, fArcCen1, whole genome shotgun sequence, the following are encoded in one genomic region:
- the LOC115800194 gene encoding olfactory receptor 13C2-like encodes MNANLNMTYITLNGHVEVHRYKYLYFLIMFTAFILIICFNVSIICLIVIHKNLHEPMYVFIAALLLNSLLFSTNIYPKLLIDFLSEKQIISYQACLFQVFMFYSLSASEFLLLSAMSYDRYVSICKPLQYPTIMGGKKVILLLVSAWLVPACHVAVPVLICNNTMFCSSILEGIFCNNSVTTLFCVTSKEISIYGVVVLFNLVLFPLLFIIFTYTKIIIIAYQSCGAVRRKATQTCLPHLLVLINYSILITYDVIIVKLDSDFPKTARFVMTLQIITYNPLCNPIIYGLKMKEISKHLKMLFRKMK; translated from the coding sequence TTTACAGCATTTATTCTCATAATCTGCTTTAATGTCTCTATCATATGCCTTATTGTTATACACAAAAACCTCCATGAGCCCATGTATGTTTTCATTGCAGCTTTGTTACTGAACTCTCTTCTTTTCAGCACTAATATCTACCCAAAGCTTTTGATTGACTTTTTATCTGAGAAACAGATCATATCTTATCAAGCTTGTCTCTTTcaagtttttatgttttactctTTAAGTGCCTCCGAATTCTTGCTGTTGTCAGCTATGTCTTATGACAGATATGTGTCTATTTGTAAACCTCTGCAATATCCAACCatcatggggggaaaaaaagtcattttgttGCTGGTTTCTGCTTGGTTGGTTCCTGCTTGTCATGTTGCAGTGCCAGTTTTAATATGTAATAATACCATGTTCTGTAGCTCTATTTTAGAAGGAATTTTTTGCAACAACTCAGTCACCACTCTATTCTGTGTTACTTCAAAAGAAATATCAATATATGGTGTAGTTGTTCTGTTTAATCTTGTACTGTTCCCTttacttttcataatttttaccTACACAAAGATCATAATAATTGCTTATCAGAGTTGTGGAGCTGTCAGGAGAAAAGCCACACAGACCTGTTTACCTCACCTGTTAGTTTTGATTAACTATTCTATTTTGATTACTTATGATGTCATCATTGTTAAGCTGGACTCAGATTTTCCAAAGACTGCACGTTTTGTAATGACACTGCAAATTATAACATATAATCCTCTGTGCAATCCAATCATatatggactgaaaatgaaagaaatttctAAACACCTCAAAATGTTGtttagaaaaatgaaatga